Proteins from one Listeria weihenstephanensis genomic window:
- the pheT gene encoding phenylalanine--tRNA ligase subunit beta — MLVSYQWVKEYFPNLTVSAEDLGERITRGGIEIDGLDRLNADIKNVVVGEVISCEKHPNADTLNKCTVNVGEEEPIQIICGAPNVATGQKVVVARVGARLPGGMKIKRAKLRGEVSEGMICSLQELGFEGKTIPKAVADGIFVLPGEVEVGVDATVLLGLDDVILDMAITPNRADALSMTGVAYEVGAIVAEKPVFETIPQPETAGDIADYIKVDVQAVDATPFYGMQVMKDVTIKESPLWLQTKLMKAGIRPHNNVVDITNYICLKYGQPLHAFDYDRLGSKEILVRLAKNGEEIVTLDGEKRTLNEGHAVITNGTNPIAIAGVMGGETSEVIETTSIVALEGAIFSSSYIGKASRELSIRTEASIRYDKGSDAWKVEQALQEGAALIAELAGGTIVGGMAKVDHRVKNINSITTTLTRINRVLGTEITQPEVETIFAKLQFELQVNGDELMIIVPSRRWDITIEADILEEVARIYGYDKIPSTLPDSVAAGHLTTEQTARRTIRRYLEGAGLNQALTYSLTTEEAATQLALSKEKAVALSMPMSEEHSHLRTSIVPQLLKAASYNVARKNKNVALYELGTVFYATEGDNLPLETEHLAGLITGEWRETDWQKQTKPVDFFLLKGIVEGLVAKLGVKESLEWKQAEKKDLHPGRTAMISLAGAEIGYLAEIHPTLAAKLDLKATYVFELDAAALLAAPKVEVAYHTIPRFPAMTRDIALLVNKEVSQAALENEIKTQAGKLLTDIQLFDIFEGAKLGADKKSMAYTLTFLDPERTLTDEEVAKANQAIVSALETKFDATVR, encoded by the coding sequence ATGTTAGTATCATATCAATGGGTAAAAGAATATTTTCCAAATCTAACTGTTTCTGCTGAAGATCTTGGCGAGCGCATCACGCGTGGCGGTATTGAAATAGACGGTTTAGACCGCTTAAATGCGGATATTAAAAATGTTGTTGTCGGAGAAGTGATCAGCTGTGAAAAACATCCGAACGCGGATACATTAAACAAATGTACGGTGAATGTCGGCGAAGAAGAGCCAATTCAAATTATTTGTGGTGCTCCAAACGTTGCCACTGGTCAAAAAGTCGTTGTCGCACGTGTTGGTGCTAGGTTGCCAGGCGGAATGAAAATTAAACGCGCTAAATTACGTGGCGAAGTTTCAGAAGGGATGATCTGCTCGCTACAAGAACTAGGTTTTGAAGGGAAAACAATCCCGAAAGCAGTTGCCGATGGTATTTTTGTATTGCCAGGAGAAGTTGAAGTTGGAGTAGACGCGACTGTTTTACTCGGTTTGGATGACGTTATTTTAGATATGGCGATTACACCAAACCGTGCCGATGCGCTTAGCATGACAGGAGTTGCCTATGAAGTTGGGGCAATCGTAGCTGAAAAACCAGTATTCGAAACGATTCCGCAACCAGAAACGGCGGGCGATATTGCTGATTATATCAAAGTAGATGTGCAAGCCGTTGATGCGACGCCATTTTATGGTATGCAGGTCATGAAAGATGTGACAATTAAAGAGTCACCGCTTTGGCTACAAACGAAATTGATGAAAGCAGGGATTCGTCCGCATAATAATGTGGTCGATATTACGAACTATATTTGCTTGAAATATGGACAACCGTTACATGCGTTTGACTATGATCGTCTTGGTAGCAAAGAAATTCTTGTTCGTCTCGCTAAAAATGGAGAAGAAATTGTGACGCTTGATGGTGAAAAACGTACGCTAAATGAAGGTCACGCAGTTATTACAAATGGCACTAATCCGATTGCGATTGCGGGTGTTATGGGCGGTGAAACATCCGAGGTCATCGAAACTACATCTATCGTTGCTTTAGAGGGTGCTATTTTTAGCAGTAGTTACATTGGAAAAGCATCACGTGAACTGAGTATTAGAACCGAGGCAAGCATTCGTTATGATAAAGGTAGCGACGCGTGGAAAGTGGAGCAAGCCCTACAAGAAGGCGCTGCGCTGATCGCAGAACTTGCAGGTGGTACGATCGTTGGTGGTATGGCAAAAGTCGATCACCGCGTGAAAAACATAAACAGTATCACAACGACATTGACACGAATTAATCGCGTTCTTGGGACAGAAATTACCCAACCAGAAGTCGAAACTATTTTTGCAAAATTACAGTTTGAGCTGCAAGTGAACGGTGATGAATTGATGATCATTGTACCTTCACGCCGTTGGGATATTACAATTGAAGCCGACATCTTAGAAGAAGTTGCGCGCATTTACGGCTACGACAAAATTCCATCGACTTTGCCAGATAGCGTTGCAGCGGGGCACTTAACAACGGAGCAAACAGCGAGAAGAACGATTCGCCGATATCTTGAAGGTGCTGGCCTCAACCAAGCGCTGACCTATTCGCTTACAACCGAAGAAGCGGCTACACAACTGGCACTTTCCAAGGAAAAAGCGGTAGCCTTATCAATGCCGATGAGTGAAGAACACAGTCACTTACGCACGAGTATTGTACCTCAGTTACTAAAAGCGGCCAGTTATAACGTGGCTCGCAAAAATAAAAACGTGGCGCTATACGAATTGGGCACCGTTTTTTACGCAACAGAAGGTGATAATTTACCGCTTGAAACCGAACATTTAGCAGGGTTAATCACAGGGGAATGGCGCGAAACAGATTGGCAAAAGCAAACCAAACCTGTAGACTTCTTCTTACTAAAAGGAATCGTGGAAGGTTTAGTCGCAAAACTAGGCGTGAAAGAGTCGCTAGAATGGAAGCAAGCAGAGAAAAAAGACTTGCATCCTGGTAGAACTGCTATGATTTCACTCGCAGGCGCGGAAATTGGCTATTTAGCTGAAATCCATCCAACACTTGCGGCGAAACTTGATTTAAAAGCAACCTACGTTTTCGAACTTGATGCAGCTGCACTTTTAGCCGCGCCAAAAGTAGAAGTAGCTTACCACACGATCCCGAGATTCCCAGCGATGACTCGAGATATCGCTTTACTCGTGAACAAAGAAGTAAGCCAAGCCGCTCTTGAAAACGAGATTAAAACCCAAGCGGGCAAACTACTCACGGATATCCAATTGTTCGATATCTTCGAAGGTGCAAAACTTGGTGCTGACAAAAAATCAATGGCGTACACACTAACATTCCTCGATCCAGAACGCACGCTTACGGATGAAGAAGTTGCAAAAGCAAATCAAGCCATCGTGAGCGCACTAGAAACCAAATTCGACGCGACTGTTAGATAA
- a CDS encoding MarR family winged helix-turn-helix transcriptional regulator, translated as MESEKIKQLIKSYEETYIFATRQLHDAIAEQILGKEGISFEQFLVLRYLAENGESSPNHLATVLHVHKSAITTKINRLLEKNLIHKEKNQQDQRSFVLNVTENGEKVYQACEQKLEELVSSWVEILGEEDSEQFLALYKKITASVIRK; from the coding sequence TTGGAAAGTGAAAAGATTAAACAACTAATTAAAAGCTACGAGGAAACATACATATTTGCGACACGTCAACTTCACGATGCCATCGCGGAACAAATACTCGGAAAAGAAGGCATATCATTCGAGCAATTTTTAGTCTTACGTTATTTAGCAGAAAATGGAGAAAGCAGTCCAAATCATCTCGCAACAGTTCTACATGTACACAAAAGTGCGATCACAACGAAAATAAATCGCTTGCTTGAAAAGAATTTAATCCATAAAGAAAAAAATCAGCAAGATCAGCGTAGTTTTGTGTTAAATGTCACCGAAAATGGGGAAAAGGTATATCAGGCGTGTGAACAAAAATTAGAAGAACTTGTATCAAGCTGGGTAGAAATTTTGGGAGAAGAAGATAGCGAACAATTTTTAGCATTGTATAAAAAAATTACAGCATCTGTCATCCGAAAATAA
- a CDS encoding MMPL family transporter: MKWIVKFKWPIVAAWIVIMAVLIFTAPNMADLVREKGEIKLPDGYPSSLATEMEKKHNPDKQGQAYIAVYTSDKKLTKKELSDIEDSLTNIEKDKKSLHITSVVDSFNQPELKDKFLSKDGKTMVATFNVDAGDTPVKEIRADIDKQMDVKGVDTYLTGNALIQEDVVQSSEDGLHKTEGITIVFILVVLVLVFRSVVAPFIPLLTVGVSYLTSQAVVAFLVDKMNFPVSTYTQIFMVCILFGIGTDYCILLMSRFKEEIGNGLTGKEALFATYRTAGKTVIYSGIAVLVAFASLSFVQFELYRSAVAVAVGIVVLLAALFTIVPFFMATLGTRLFWPLNKNVGHKENKLWGAAGKFAFARPFLALLVVAAVTVPPIIMHTGNLSFNSLDEISDKYPSKKGFDVVSDSFGAGEVAPTTVYLENDDSMKTTEYLALLEQISTDLSHVDGVDKVLSATRPTGKRLDDIYVKDQAGKVGDGLDTAGQGIGTIQKGLSDASTQMAKSEPQLNEAVKSVGELQSGTVATKQGVDQLQAALEQISTGIKAGATGAGDLEKGIAEARTQLATLQDGQKQIQDGYSQIGTALQKVADQTKQFQDPAKPAIDTTALNQLFSNMEGSLKAYIANHPAAAADPDFKAIMADFAKLGQATKALGPKIQASIDQEMAKAKQQMTALNQGIQTLASNMAQLNAKNAEITQGLGAFNNGLGEIETGLTQLETGLNQASAGQDQVVAKMPEITSALAQLAAGQGQLQSGFTAMTGQIGQLTTGLKQSSDGLGQIQSGLTGANDFVKNWSNVPYSESGLYIPEQLLTNADYQKVLDQYMSSDGKLASLNLVLTKNPYSDEAMDVIDGINAQLKSSLKGTKLENANIGIGGMTSINYDTRDMSSADYQLVLMFVLTGVFIVLVIVLRSLVMPLYLIASLVLTYFASIGIAEIIFARIIGYDGLTWATPFFGFVVLVALGIDYSIFLMTRFNEYHGMPIRERMILTMKNMGGVIFSAVLILGGTFAAMMPAGVLSLLEIASVVLIGLLLYAFIVLPLFVPVMVRLFGKANWWPFVTRKNDHQENIDPKDHNLK, translated from the coding sequence ATGAAATGGATCGTAAAATTTAAGTGGCCCATTGTAGCAGCATGGATTGTTATCATGGCGGTACTTATTTTCACCGCACCAAATATGGCCGATCTTGTTCGCGAAAAGGGAGAAATTAAACTTCCAGACGGTTATCCGTCATCGCTTGCAACCGAAATGGAAAAGAAGCACAATCCTGATAAACAAGGGCAAGCATACATCGCCGTTTATACATCCGACAAGAAGTTAACGAAAAAAGAATTAAGCGACATCGAAGACTCACTTACAAACATCGAAAAAGACAAGAAATCACTGCACATCACAAGTGTTGTCGATAGCTTCAATCAACCAGAATTAAAAGATAAGTTTTTGTCGAAAGATGGCAAAACAATGGTCGCCACTTTTAACGTAGATGCAGGGGACACACCAGTCAAAGAAATTCGCGCAGATATCGATAAACAAATGGATGTCAAAGGTGTCGATACCTATTTAACCGGAAACGCATTAATCCAAGAAGATGTTGTTCAAAGCTCTGAGGATGGTCTACATAAAACAGAAGGAATTACAATCGTCTTCATCTTAGTTGTTTTAGTACTCGTATTCCGCTCTGTTGTTGCGCCGTTCATTCCGCTACTTACGGTTGGTGTCAGTTACCTAACAAGTCAAGCCGTTGTCGCTTTTCTCGTTGATAAGATGAATTTCCCCGTATCGACCTACACCCAGATATTCATGGTCTGTATTTTGTTCGGGATCGGAACCGATTACTGTATATTACTCATGAGTCGATTTAAAGAGGAAATCGGAAATGGGCTCACAGGCAAAGAAGCTTTATTTGCAACGTACCGCACAGCTGGTAAAACCGTTATTTACAGCGGAATCGCCGTTCTTGTAGCTTTTGCATCCCTAAGTTTTGTACAGTTCGAATTATATCGCTCCGCCGTTGCTGTGGCAGTAGGTATCGTCGTTCTGCTAGCCGCACTCTTCACTATTGTTCCATTTTTCATGGCAACACTCGGAACCAGACTTTTTTGGCCGCTCAATAAAAATGTGGGTCATAAAGAAAATAAACTATGGGGCGCAGCAGGTAAATTCGCTTTCGCTCGACCGTTTCTAGCACTCCTAGTAGTTGCTGCGGTCACTGTCCCTCCAATCATTATGCATACCGGCAACTTGTCGTTCAACTCACTCGATGAAATCAGCGACAAATATCCCTCCAAAAAAGGCTTCGACGTCGTTTCAGATAGTTTCGGGGCTGGGGAAGTCGCGCCAACTACCGTTTATCTAGAAAATGATGATTCCATGAAAACAACGGAATATTTAGCCTTACTCGAACAAATTTCAACTGATTTATCACATGTAGACGGTGTCGATAAAGTTTTAAGTGCCACACGACCTACTGGTAAACGTTTGGATGATATTTATGTCAAAGATCAAGCAGGAAAAGTTGGCGATGGTCTAGACACGGCAGGACAAGGAATTGGCACGATTCAAAAAGGCCTTTCCGATGCCAGCACACAAATGGCTAAATCAGAACCGCAATTAAATGAAGCAGTCAAAAGCGTTGGCGAGCTTCAATCTGGTACCGTAGCGACCAAGCAAGGCGTAGATCAATTACAAGCAGCACTGGAACAAATTTCAACTGGTATAAAAGCAGGCGCAACAGGTGCAGGCGATTTAGAAAAAGGAATTGCCGAGGCACGCACACAACTCGCAACCCTACAAGACGGTCAAAAACAAATTCAAGATGGTTACAGTCAAATTGGTACAGCCTTGCAAAAAGTAGCCGATCAAACGAAACAATTTCAAGATCCAGCGAAACCTGCGATCGACACAACGGCATTAAATCAGCTATTCAGCAATATGGAAGGTTCACTGAAAGCATACATTGCAAACCATCCAGCAGCAGCGGCCGATCCAGATTTCAAAGCGATTATGGCTGATTTTGCTAAACTAGGCCAAGCAACAAAAGCACTCGGACCAAAAATTCAAGCGAGCATCGATCAAGAAATGGCAAAAGCAAAACAACAAATGACAGCCTTAAATCAAGGAATCCAAACACTAGCCAGCAATATGGCACAATTAAATGCTAAAAACGCAGAAATAACACAAGGATTAGGCGCATTTAATAATGGTTTAGGAGAAATTGAAACAGGCTTAACGCAACTCGAAACAGGCTTAAATCAAGCATCAGCAGGTCAAGATCAAGTCGTTGCTAAAATGCCTGAAATCACATCCGCACTAGCACAATTAGCGGCAGGTCAAGGCCAATTACAAAGTGGTTTCACAGCGATGACAGGTCAAATTGGACAACTAACAACAGGATTAAAACAAAGTTCTGACGGTTTAGGACAAATTCAATCTGGACTTACAGGCGCCAATGATTTCGTAAAAAACTGGTCCAACGTCCCATATTCTGAATCAGGTCTCTACATCCCAGAACAACTCCTTACAAACGCGGACTATCAAAAAGTACTAGACCAATACATGTCATCCGATGGCAAACTCGCTTCACTCAACCTAGTACTAACAAAAAATCCATATTCCGATGAAGCAATGGATGTCATTGACGGTATTAACGCACAACTAAAATCAAGTCTCAAAGGTACGAAACTAGAAAATGCAAACATTGGAATTGGCGGTATGACAAGCATCAACTATGATACCCGTGACATGTCAAGCGCAGATTACCAACTCGTATTAATGTTTGTATTAACAGGCGTTTTCATCGTCCTAGTCATCGTCCTAAGATCACTCGTAATGCCACTGTACCTGATTGCATCGCTCGTATTAACCTATTTTGCATCGATCGGCATTGCAGAAATCATTTTCGCACGAATTATCGGTTACGATGGCCTGACATGGGCGACACCGTTCTTCGGCTTTGTTGTACTCGTCGCGCTCGGAATCGACTACTCGATATTCCTAATGACTCGATTCAATGAATATCACGGCATGCCGATTCGAGAACGAATGATATTAACAATGAAAAATATGGGAGGCGTTATCTTCTCCGCTGTTCTAATTCTCGGTGGAACCTTCGCTGCGATGATGCCAGCCGGGGTGTTGTCACTCCTCGAAATCGCGTCCGTCGTCTTGATTGGCTTACTGCTTTATGCTTTTATCGTGTTACCACTCTTCGTTCCAGTGATGGTTCGCCTATTTGGTAAAGCAAACTGGTGGCCATTCGTGACACGAAAAAACGATCATCAAGAAAATATCGATCCAAAAGACCATAATTTAAAATAA
- a CDS encoding HD domain-containing protein, whose translation MIYKDIIFGEFELEDMLAELIQTKAMQRLQGVHQAGAAYLVHENWTVNRLEHSIGVMLLIRRFGGTIEEQIAGLLHDVSHTSFSHVVDYLVGDKKESYHDQIFMDTIQKSDILDVISSSKYRVEWSNLEKYTLLEQPSPFLCADRIDYFLRDMQVYGYISSGEVASFLDNLIVLDGRFIVKTEEAGIWYMRKYQAYVENVLLDTRNIYSAWRMTRILRYALDHNYITLNMLQVSTDSEMMAHLKSVGDESLMDALATLHPWVSVTLNEQKYDFHMTGKTRIIDPLVASGEGVLPISKINEEARTIIQFLTKRYENGSFIQLIHV comes from the coding sequence ATGATATATAAAGACATTATTTTTGGGGAATTCGAGTTAGAAGATATGTTAGCAGAATTAATTCAAACAAAAGCGATGCAACGGTTGCAAGGAGTTCATCAAGCAGGTGCTGCGTACTTAGTTCACGAAAATTGGACGGTAAATCGTCTCGAACATTCTATTGGTGTGATGCTTCTTATTCGCCGATTTGGAGGGACTATAGAGGAACAAATCGCAGGTTTATTACATGATGTTTCCCATACCAGTTTTTCGCATGTGGTTGATTACTTGGTCGGTGATAAGAAGGAGAGTTATCATGATCAAATTTTTATGGATACCATACAAAAAAGTGATATTTTGGACGTCATCAGCTCGTCTAAATATAGGGTGGAATGGAGCAACTTAGAAAAATACACATTATTGGAACAGCCGAGCCCTTTTTTATGCGCTGATCGTATCGATTATTTCTTACGTGATATGCAAGTGTATGGCTATATAAGTTCAGGAGAAGTAGCCTCTTTTTTAGATAATCTTATTGTGTTGGACGGTCGATTTATTGTAAAAACAGAAGAAGCAGGTATTTGGTATATGAGAAAATATCAAGCTTACGTTGAAAATGTTCTTTTAGATACACGAAACATTTACAGTGCTTGGCGAATGACGAGAATTTTGCGATATGCACTTGATCATAACTATATAACATTAAATATGCTGCAGGTAAGTACGGATTCAGAAATGATGGCACATTTAAAATCGGTGGGCGATGAGTCATTAATGGATGCTTTGGCTACACTACATCCATGGGTGAGTGTAACTTTAAATGAGCAGAAATATGATTTTCATATGACTGGAAAGACAAGAATTATAGATCCCTTAGTAGCGAGCGGAGAGGGTGTACTACCTATCTCCAAAATAAACGAAGAAGCGCGTACGATCATTCAATTTTTAACAAAACGCTATGAAAACGGTTCATTTATTCAGCTGATACATGTATAA
- a CDS encoding uracil-DNA glycosylase: MIQLGNDWDALLEDEFMKDYYSKLREFLKVEYGNQTVYPDMYDIFNAFKSTAFQDVKVVILGQDPYHGAGQAHGMSFSVKPGVRTPPSLQNIYKELADDLGLQIPNNGYLLSWARQGVLLLNTVLTVREGKPNSHANKGWEQLTDTVISLLGQKSEPVVFLLWGNNAKSKQALLRNPSHLVLTSVHPSPLSANRGFMGCQHFSKANQYLITNGEKAIDWQIPDI, encoded by the coding sequence ATGATTCAATTAGGAAATGATTGGGATGCCTTGTTAGAAGATGAATTTATGAAGGATTATTATTCGAAGTTACGGGAATTCTTAAAGGTAGAGTATGGGAATCAAACAGTATACCCAGATATGTATGATATTTTTAATGCATTCAAATCAACAGCTTTTCAAGATGTGAAAGTTGTTATTTTAGGGCAGGATCCTTATCATGGTGCTGGGCAAGCACATGGCATGTCTTTTTCTGTGAAACCGGGCGTAAGGACTCCACCATCTCTTCAGAACATATATAAAGAATTAGCGGATGATCTTGGATTGCAAATACCGAATAATGGCTATTTACTTTCTTGGGCCAGGCAAGGCGTCTTACTTTTAAATACGGTTCTGACGGTACGAGAAGGGAAGCCGAACTCACATGCTAATAAAGGTTGGGAACAATTAACAGATACTGTTATTTCGCTATTAGGCCAGAAAAGTGAGCCAGTTGTCTTCTTGTTATGGGGGAACAATGCTAAATCAAAACAAGCACTATTGCGTAATCCCAGTCATCTTGTGTTAACATCAGTTCATCCTAGCCCATTATCGGCAAATCGAGGTTTCATGGGATGTCAACACTTTTCAAAAGCGAACCAATACTTGATAACAAACGGAGAAAAAGCGATAGATTGGCAAATCCCTGATATTTAA
- the rnhC gene encoding ribonuclease HIII encodes MANIVIKATPKQIEAMQTAYLSHMSANIPAGAIFAAKKPGLSITAYKSGKVMFQGTAGEREAAKWGTATTPKAKTAKVTTASLPVGFSSKNVAGSDEVGTGDYFGPMIVSACYVDQAMMPLLKQLGVKDSKAMTDPEICSIAKKIIPVVPHSTLVLPNPKYNELQANGMNQGQMKAILHNRALENVLTKIEPIKPDAILIDQFAEKNTYYRYLAKEPTVVRENVFFATKAEGLHLAVAAASIIARSRFVEAFREMELELGLSIPKGAGARVDQVAADILDSKGEVTLQKYTKWHFANTTKAKNLSRRS; translated from the coding sequence ATCGCAAACATTGTTATAAAAGCCACACCAAAACAAATAGAAGCAATGCAGACCGCGTATTTATCTCACATGTCCGCCAATATTCCAGCAGGCGCTATTTTTGCCGCTAAGAAACCAGGACTTTCCATCACCGCCTATAAATCTGGCAAAGTAATGTTCCAAGGTACTGCTGGCGAGCGTGAAGCCGCTAAATGGGGGACGGCGACAACACCAAAAGCAAAAACGGCAAAAGTAACAACCGCGAGCCTCCCTGTCGGTTTCTCATCCAAAAACGTCGCTGGTTCTGATGAAGTAGGAACAGGAGACTATTTTGGCCCAATGATTGTGAGCGCCTGTTATGTAGATCAAGCAATGATGCCACTTCTAAAACAGCTCGGTGTCAAGGATTCTAAAGCCATGACAGATCCCGAAATCTGCAGTATCGCCAAAAAAATCATTCCTGTCGTGCCACATAGTACGCTTGTTTTGCCAAATCCGAAATACAACGAACTTCAAGCAAACGGAATGAACCAAGGTCAGATGAAAGCCATCTTGCATAATCGCGCTTTGGAAAATGTACTTACTAAAATAGAGCCGATAAAACCTGATGCCATTCTGATTGACCAATTTGCTGAAAAAAATACGTATTATCGCTATCTTGCAAAAGAACCTACTGTTGTCCGTGAAAATGTGTTTTTTGCAACCAAAGCAGAAGGTCTCCACTTAGCGGTTGCAGCAGCCTCCATTATTGCCCGCTCAAGATTTGTAGAAGCATTCCGCGAAATGGAATTAGAACTAGGTCTTTCTATACCAAAAGGAGCTGGCGCGCGAGTTGATCAAGTAGCTGCTGATATTTTGGATAGTAAAGGCGAAGTTACCCTTCAAAAGTATACGAAATGGCATTTTGCGAATACGACGAAAGCGAAAAATTTATCACGAAGAAGCTGA
- the zapA gene encoding cell division protein ZapA, whose amino-acid sequence MADNTRNKLTTTIYGREYTIVGVEPIDHLRHVARLVDEKMHEIGVQNRTLDSGRLAVLTAVNATHDYLKLEEKYQELENELARIKGRE is encoded by the coding sequence ATGGCGGATAATACCAGAAATAAGCTGACGACAACAATATATGGAAGAGAATATACGATTGTTGGCGTAGAACCTATCGATCACCTTCGTCATGTTGCGCGCCTAGTGGATGAGAAAATGCATGAGATCGGTGTGCAAAATAGGACGCTTGATAGTGGTAGGCTGGCTGTATTGACTGCTGTTAATGCCACACATGATTATCTAAAATTAGAGGAAAAATACCAGGAGCTTGAGAATGAACTGGCTCGAATTAAAGGAAGAGAATAG
- a CDS encoding CvpA family protein yields the protein MILNIIILILLIGGFANGYRNGFLRQLIITLGYLLAFFVAYKYYEDLAPHITFIPYPQLDKSNDLYALLDALHTENAYYNSLAFLMIFIVAIIVVHMIATLFKGVTKIPVLRQVNGLIGAVLGVLQTYLVIFLILYIGAIFPAEWAQNAIVGSSVAEWILENTPLLSESFYKWMTGMLP from the coding sequence ATGATTTTAAATATTATTATATTAATTTTATTAATCGGCGGATTTGCTAATGGTTATCGAAATGGTTTTTTACGCCAACTAATAATTACGCTTGGTTATTTACTAGCTTTCTTTGTCGCTTACAAATATTATGAGGATTTAGCGCCACATATTACGTTTATCCCATATCCGCAGTTGGATAAGTCGAATGATCTATATGCGTTACTAGATGCGCTTCATACGGAGAATGCTTACTATAATAGTCTGGCATTTTTGATGATTTTCATCGTGGCTATTATTGTGGTACACATGATTGCAACTCTGTTTAAAGGTGTGACGAAAATACCTGTTTTACGACAAGTGAATGGCTTAATTGGAGCTGTTCTCGGCGTATTACAAACGTACTTGGTTATTTTCTTGATTCTTTATATCGGTGCAATTTTCCCAGCAGAATGGGCACAAAATGCGATTGTTGGCTCATCGGTTGCTGAATGGATATTAGAAAATACGCCATTGTTATCGGAGTCATTTTATAAGTGGATGACAGGAATGTTACCGTAG